In Pseudomonas sp. DNDY-54, a genomic segment contains:
- a CDS encoding thermonuclease family protein, producing the protein MRFSEHLRKASLVGAFFVSVLLSFQAQALCSVSKPLQQVPVETVIDGDTLRLSDGRSVRLIGLNAPEIGRKGRQSEPFAQSAKRRLHELVHANDGRVGLRFGPQARDHYGRALAHAFNARGENLEALMLAEGLGFFVAIAPNTAFAECHLLAEHQARAAGRAIWRDSPVIPAERLRRGGFAVITARVERLDSNRGGIWLELGGSTVLQIPRQAISHFGNTLRDLAGKEIEARGWVIDRKGRVDLSHQARWLIKVSHPSMLVVPD; encoded by the coding sequence ATGAGATTTTCCGAGCACCTGAGAAAGGCGTCCCTAGTGGGCGCCTTTTTCGTTTCTGTCCTGCTGAGTTTTCAGGCGCAGGCACTTTGCTCCGTCAGCAAACCGCTGCAGCAAGTCCCAGTAGAAACGGTGATCGATGGCGATACGCTGCGACTCTCTGACGGGCGAAGCGTCCGCCTGATCGGTTTGAACGCCCCGGAGATAGGCCGTAAAGGCCGCCAATCAGAGCCATTCGCGCAGTCAGCCAAGCGACGGCTGCACGAGTTGGTGCATGCCAATGATGGGCGCGTAGGGCTTCGCTTCGGTCCACAAGCGCGTGACCATTACGGCCGCGCTCTGGCGCATGCGTTTAATGCGCGCGGGGAAAACCTGGAAGCGCTCATGTTGGCCGAGGGGCTGGGCTTCTTTGTCGCGATTGCGCCGAATACCGCGTTTGCTGAATGTCACCTCCTGGCGGAGCATCAGGCGCGTGCCGCCGGAAGGGCCATATGGCGTGATTCGCCTGTCATCCCGGCAGAGAGGTTGCGCCGCGGTGGGTTTGCAGTGATCACTGCGCGCGTCGAGCGACTGGACAGTAACCGAGGCGGCATATGGCTGGAGCTCGGAGGCTCAACGGTTCTACAGATCCCTCGTCAGGCCATCAGTCATTTCGGAAATACACTGCGTGACCTGGCTGGCAAGGAGATCGAAGCCAGAGGGTGGGTCATCGATCGCAAGGGGCGCGTAGATCTGTCGCACCAGGCGCGCTGGCTGATCAAAGTGAGCCATCCTTCAATGCTTGTAGTGCCCGACTAA
- a CDS encoding penicillin-binding protein 1A, whose product MRFLKFFLWSCLAIFCGLSLSLSGAFLYLSPNLPSVDSLRSIQLQIPLRVYSDDHKLIAEYGEMRRSPVGFDEIPSDFIEALLAAEDDNFANHYGVDVSSLMRAATQLLKTGEIQTGGSTITMQVAKNYFLSSERSFSRKINEILLALQIERELSKNEILELYVNKIYLGNRAYGIEAAAHVYYGKTMKELSLAQMAMIAGLPKAPSAFNPLANPERAKERRDWILGRMYRLGKIDEARYHQALAEVVDASYHGSSPELDAPYIAEMARAEMVGRFGSDAYTEGFRVYTTTTSARQTAANQALTEGLIEYDQRHGYRGPEAQLAGTDKAIWLKELGAFRNQSGLLPAVVSEVAADTIIALLRDGSERRISWQSMKWARPFLSTNSLGPQPKSPSDIVKPGDVIRVRITSDETLFSQIPQAQGALVSLDPLDGSIEALTGGFSFGQSNYNRAIQAKRQPGSSFKPFVYSAALDAGFTPATLVNDSPIVFVEEGLDRVWRPKNDNNTFLGPIRLREALYKSRNLVSIRLLQTLGLPYTIDYIKRFGFKTEDLPANLSLALGTATLTPMEIAIGWTAFANGGYKIEPYLIERIEDRDGKVVFEANPRRVPDSPLTAPTDEGEPVATTFAQSDTTLTGELEPDKQSPTYAEQIIDERTAYIMTSMLQDVIKRGTGRKALSMGRGDLAGKTGTTNESKDSWFSGYNADIVTTVWAGFDQPQSLGRREYGGTVALPIWMKYMSSVLDGTPEHAPAEPEGILTLRIDPRSGRAAAPGTPDAYFEIFRSEDSPPDMNGELMPGSSLPDSPLPASEAAPIDLF is encoded by the coding sequence ATGCGTTTTCTGAAGTTTTTCCTCTGGTCGTGCCTGGCTATTTTCTGCGGACTTTCGCTCAGTCTCAGTGGCGCATTTCTTTATCTCAGCCCCAACCTGCCATCAGTCGACTCGCTCCGCAGCATACAGCTGCAGATACCACTGCGTGTGTATAGCGATGATCACAAGCTGATCGCTGAATACGGCGAAATGCGCCGCTCTCCCGTGGGCTTCGATGAAATACCCAGCGACTTCATCGAAGCCCTATTGGCGGCCGAAGACGACAATTTCGCTAATCATTATGGCGTCGATGTATCCAGCCTGATGCGCGCTGCCACGCAATTATTGAAGACTGGAGAGATTCAGACCGGCGGCAGCACTATTACCATGCAGGTGGCGAAGAATTACTTCCTCAGCAGCGAGCGGAGTTTTTCTCGCAAGATCAATGAGATCCTCCTTGCGCTGCAGATAGAACGGGAGCTGAGCAAAAACGAGATACTTGAGCTGTACGTCAACAAGATCTACCTGGGCAACCGGGCTTATGGCATCGAGGCAGCCGCTCACGTCTATTATGGCAAGACTATGAAGGAGCTAAGCCTGGCGCAAATGGCCATGATCGCCGGGCTACCGAAGGCACCTTCAGCATTCAACCCGCTCGCCAACCCCGAGCGCGCCAAAGAACGGCGCGACTGGATTCTTGGCAGAATGTACCGACTTGGAAAGATCGACGAAGCCCGTTATCACCAAGCACTTGCAGAAGTGGTTGACGCTTCCTATCACGGATCATCACCTGAACTCGACGCCCCCTATATAGCCGAGATGGCCCGCGCCGAAATGGTCGGCCGGTTCGGCAGCGATGCCTACACCGAAGGGTTTCGGGTTTACACGACCACCACCAGTGCGCGTCAGACTGCCGCCAACCAAGCGCTAACGGAAGGGCTGATCGAATACGATCAGCGTCACGGCTACCGAGGCCCGGAAGCCCAGTTGGCAGGCACTGACAAGGCGATCTGGCTGAAGGAGCTTGGTGCCTTCCGCAATCAGTCCGGCCTGCTACCCGCTGTTGTCAGCGAAGTCGCAGCGGACACAATCATTGCACTGCTGCGAGACGGCAGCGAACGGCGGATCAGCTGGCAGAGCATGAAGTGGGCTCGCCCATTCCTTAGTACGAACAGCCTTGGCCCACAACCAAAATCACCTTCGGACATCGTCAAGCCCGGAGATGTCATCCGTGTCCGAATAACCTCCGACGAAACACTCTTCAGCCAGATACCGCAAGCGCAGGGCGCCCTGGTATCCCTTGACCCGCTCGACGGATCCATTGAGGCGCTGACCGGCGGCTTTTCGTTTGGACAAAGTAACTACAACCGCGCCATCCAGGCAAAACGCCAACCGGGCTCTAGCTTCAAGCCATTTGTTTACAGCGCCGCATTGGACGCGGGCTTTACCCCCGCCACCCTGGTCAACGACTCGCCCATCGTCTTTGTCGAAGAAGGTCTTGATCGGGTTTGGCGCCCGAAGAACGACAACAACACGTTCCTCGGGCCGATCCGCCTGCGCGAGGCACTTTATAAGTCCCGCAATCTGGTCTCGATTCGCCTGCTGCAGACCCTCGGCCTTCCATACACCATCGATTACATCAAGCGATTTGGCTTCAAAACCGAAGACCTTCCCGCGAATCTATCGCTAGCACTCGGCACAGCAACACTTACCCCCATGGAAATCGCCATAGGCTGGACTGCATTTGCCAACGGCGGCTACAAGATAGAACCCTATCTCATCGAGCGCATCGAGGACCGGGACGGCAAAGTGGTATTCGAGGCGAATCCGAGGCGCGTACCAGACTCGCCTCTCACGGCGCCAACAGACGAAGGCGAGCCGGTAGCAACTACCTTTGCACAGAGCGACACGACACTGACCGGTGAGCTTGAGCCTGACAAACAGTCGCCCACCTACGCCGAGCAGATTATCGACGAGCGTACTGCGTACATCATGACCAGCATGCTGCAGGATGTAATCAAGCGAGGGACAGGCAGAAAAGCCCTTTCGATGGGGCGCGGGGATCTCGCAGGGAAGACAGGCACTACCAACGAGTCCAAGGACAGCTGGTTTTCCGGCTACAACGCCGATATCGTCACGACCGTCTGGGCCGGTTTCGATCAACCCCAGAGCCTCGGTCGCCGCGAGTATGGCGGAACGGTTGCGCTACCGATATGGATGAAGTACATGAGTTCGGTGCTGGATGGCACACCCGAGCATGCACCCGCCGAGCCTGAGGGCATTCTCACTCTGAGGATCGATCCAAGAAGCGGCCGCGCTGCCGCGCCCGGCACGCCTGATGCTTACTTTGAGATTTTTCGAAGCGAAGATTCGCCACCTGACATGAATGGCGAGCTGATGCCCGGCTCCTCCTTGCCTGACAGCCCATTACCAGCATCCGAGGCAGCCCCAATCGATCTGTTCTGA
- a CDS encoding pilus assembly protein PilM: protein MLGLFTKKANTLLGIDISSTSVKLLELSRSGSRYRVESYAVEPLPPNAVVEKNIAELEGVGQALSRLLAKAKTGVKSAAVAVSGSAVITKSIEMESGLTDDELENQLKIEADQYIPYPLEEVAIDFEVQGAAARSPGRVEVLLAACRKENVEIREAALALAGLTAKVVDVEAYALERSYGLLTPQLGAGHEELTVALVDIGATMTTLSVLHNGRTIYTREQLFGGRQLTEEIQRRYGLSMEEAGLAKKQGGLPDDYDSEVLQPFKEAVVQQVSRSLQFFFAAGQFHDVDYILLAGGTASIQGLDRLIQQKIGTQTLVANPFADMALSNKVNAGALASDAPSLMIACGLALRSFD from the coding sequence GTGCTAGGGCTCTTCACTAAGAAAGCGAACACGCTGCTTGGGATCGACATCAGTTCGACGTCCGTCAAGCTACTGGAATTAAGCCGCTCAGGCTCCCGCTACCGGGTTGAGTCCTATGCGGTCGAGCCGCTTCCGCCAAATGCTGTGGTGGAGAAAAATATCGCCGAGCTGGAGGGGGTGGGGCAGGCGTTGTCCCGGTTGCTGGCCAAAGCGAAAACCGGGGTGAAGTCGGCCGCTGTAGCGGTTTCCGGTTCAGCGGTCATTACCAAAAGCATCGAGATGGAATCGGGTCTGACCGACGATGAGCTGGAGAATCAGCTCAAGATCGAAGCGGATCAGTACATTCCCTATCCATTGGAAGAAGTCGCTATCGACTTCGAGGTGCAGGGTGCCGCAGCTCGCTCCCCAGGCCGAGTCGAAGTCCTGTTGGCTGCGTGCCGCAAGGAGAATGTTGAGATCCGCGAGGCAGCGCTCGCCTTGGCGGGGTTGACGGCTAAGGTAGTCGATGTTGAAGCCTACGCCTTAGAACGCTCCTATGGTCTGCTAACTCCCCAGTTAGGGGCGGGGCATGAAGAGTTGACTGTGGCGCTGGTGGATATAGGTGCGACCATGACGACTCTGAGCGTGCTGCATAACGGTAGAACAATCTATACGCGAGAGCAGTTGTTCGGTGGCCGCCAGCTGACAGAAGAAATCCAGCGCCGCTACGGTCTGTCGATGGAAGAGGCTGGACTGGCTAAAAAGCAGGGCGGGCTTCCAGATGACTACGACAGCGAAGTGTTGCAGCCGTTCAAAGAAGCCGTCGTTCAACAAGTTTCTCGCTCGCTGCAGTTCTTTTTTGCCGCCGGCCAATTTCATGACGTGGATTACATTCTTCTCGCCGGCGGCACGGCTTCGATTCAAGGACTGGATCGTTTGATTCAGCAGAAAATCGGAACCCAGACTCTAGTTGCCAACCCCTTCGCCGATATGGCCTTGAGTAACAAGGTCAACGCGGGTGCGCTTGCCAGCGATGCGCCGTCTCTGATGATTGCCTGTGGGTTGGCCTTAAGGAGTTTTGACTGA
- a CDS encoding malic enzyme-like NAD(P)-binding protein, translated as MTDLKTAALDYHAKPRPGKLSVELTKPTSTARDLSLAYSPGVAEPVREIARDPELAYRYTGKGNLVAVISDGTAILGLGNLGPLASKPVMEGKGVLFKRFAGVDVFDIEVDAESPQAFIDTVKRISITFGGINLEDIKAPECFEIERALIEQCDIPVFHDDQHGTAIVTAAGMLNALEIAGKTLEQAKIVCLGAGAAATSCMKLLVSMGAKIENIFMIDRKGVVHAGRDDLNQYKAIFAHETEKRTLDDALDGADVFVGLSGPNLLTAEGLQRMAANPVVFACSNPDPEISPELAHATRSDVIMATGRSDYPNQVNNVLGFPFIFRGALDVRASRINEEMKIAAAVALRDLAKLPVPAEVAAAYGVEQLQFGREYIIPKPMDPRLITLVSDAVAKAAIESGVATLPYPSNYPLKSVDDVFNG; from the coding sequence ATGACTGACCTGAAAACCGCCGCTCTCGATTATCACGCCAAGCCCCGTCCAGGGAAGCTGAGTGTCGAGCTGACCAAACCCACCTCCACTGCACGCGACCTGTCGCTGGCTTACAGCCCGGGCGTAGCGGAGCCGGTCCGTGAGATTGCGCGCGATCCGGAACTGGCCTATCGATACACTGGGAAAGGCAATCTGGTTGCAGTGATTTCCGATGGTACGGCGATTCTTGGCCTAGGCAATCTAGGACCGCTGGCGTCCAAGCCGGTGATGGAAGGCAAGGGCGTCCTGTTCAAACGATTCGCCGGCGTCGACGTGTTTGATATAGAGGTCGACGCGGAAAGCCCGCAGGCCTTCATCGATACGGTGAAGCGCATCTCTATCACCTTCGGCGGCATCAACCTGGAAGATATCAAGGCGCCGGAGTGCTTTGAAATCGAACGGGCGCTTATCGAACAATGCGACATCCCAGTGTTTCATGATGACCAGCACGGTACGGCGATCGTCACCGCGGCCGGCATGCTCAATGCGCTGGAAATTGCTGGCAAGACGTTGGAGCAGGCCAAGATCGTCTGTCTTGGTGCCGGTGCGGCCGCTACCTCCTGCATGAAGCTGCTCGTGAGCATGGGGGCGAAGATCGAGAATATCTTCATGATCGATCGCAAGGGCGTCGTTCACGCCGGTCGAGACGACCTCAATCAGTACAAAGCGATATTCGCTCACGAGACAGAGAAGCGAACGCTGGACGATGCGCTTGATGGCGCTGATGTCTTTGTTGGCCTTTCCGGCCCGAACCTGCTGACCGCTGAAGGACTTCAGCGGATGGCTGCCAACCCGGTTGTGTTTGCTTGTTCGAACCCGGATCCGGAGATTAGTCCGGAGCTGGCTCACGCAACCCGTTCCGATGTGATCATGGCAACAGGTCGCTCGGATTATCCGAACCAGGTAAATAACGTGCTTGGCTTCCCATTCATTTTCCGTGGAGCGCTGGATGTTCGCGCGTCACGCATTAATGAGGAAATGAAGATCGCTGCCGCTGTCGCGCTACGCGATCTGGCCAAGCTACCAGTCCCCGCTGAAGTTGCTGCTGCCTATGGTGTCGAGCAGCTGCAGTTCGGGCGCGAGTACATCATTCCGAAGCCGATGGACCCTCGTTTGATTACGCTCGTCTCTGATGCCGTAGCTAAGGCTGCGATCGAAAGCGGCGTAGCGACACTGCCGTACCCATCAAACTACCCGCTCAAATCGGTTGACGACGTGTTCAACGGCTAA
- the pilN gene encoding type 4a pilus biogenesis protein PilN, whose protein sequence is MARINLLPWREQLREERKQRFLVSLAGVAVVAVGLLFLADQYFTHAIERQNARNEFVRKEIAVLDARIAEIKELRERRQQLLERMKIIQDLQGNRPIIGRVFDQLVRTLPDGVYFTGLKMTGKNIAIVGGAESNNRVSNLMRNLDGSEWLDAPNLNEVKAVTAGAVDQENVFQLTVQQTQPGAAVEGGKP, encoded by the coding sequence ATGGCCCGGATCAACCTTTTACCCTGGCGCGAGCAGCTCCGCGAAGAGCGTAAGCAACGCTTCCTTGTGTCGCTTGCGGGCGTCGCTGTCGTTGCGGTGGGTCTGCTGTTTCTTGCTGATCAGTATTTTACCCACGCCATTGAACGGCAAAACGCACGAAACGAGTTTGTTCGTAAAGAGATTGCGGTGCTGGATGCCCGCATTGCCGAAATCAAGGAATTGCGCGAGCGTCGGCAGCAATTGCTTGAAAGAATGAAGATCATCCAGGACCTGCAGGGCAATCGGCCAATCATCGGTCGGGTATTTGATCAATTGGTGCGAACGCTTCCCGACGGCGTCTATTTCACCGGGTTGAAAATGACAGGCAAGAACATCGCCATCGTCGGTGGCGCCGAATCAAACAACCGGGTCTCTAATTTGATGCGTAACTTGGACGGGTCGGAGTGGTTGGATGCGCCCAACCTGAACGAAGTGAAGGCTGTTACAGCCGGTGCGGTCGATCAGGAAAACGTATTCCAACTAACGGTACAGCAAACCCAGCCTGGCGCAGCGGTTGAAGGAGGTAAGCCATGA